In Rhea pennata isolate bPtePen1 chromosome 13, bPtePen1.pri, whole genome shotgun sequence, the following proteins share a genomic window:
- the DRC7 gene encoding dynein regulatory complex subunit 7 — MEVLKENEEEEQREEEELKALEISGKQYDVGRKLSVDQACTPNDVPDFDWSSIDTSQLPSSYKTNSPEEKKLLCIADNFLQQYAHLCPDREPLLLHPVNECGVEKFVSTTVRPTLLPYTELYHWEGCASFVSDYLTMELLKSPIAPPSSLYSPTTILKYQRGNCFDFSVLLCSMLIGAGYDAYCVNGYATHNICTMDETLEVCPLLRKPQEVPKQEEKKSSKYRVKPPPDLQSKFELQQEAKKEAQEKKERKEEEKETEKPKRDPLYGLRVHAWVLVLSGKREVPETFFINPFTGNSHSTTDEQFLGIESVWNHRNYWVNMQDCWNGCKDLIFDLGDSVRWEFMLLETDKPRLLLPDVEEEEELFDRDMDNVEKEEEDRRFDMPPSWVAPIQISPREFETRSPQGRKVILYKKAKLEKWAPYLNRNGLIQRLTIYADSHYTKVVEVREWFKNREDKLEMREVNKQTQLITEHFCPGHLLGLKAHIYTSTEPETERTMEFYNEARVDGLQKRVENASEMSEYFVGRDDFLYFRHVEFGKRVKKIHMAGTRTDVNPRPIVQIKECFRRNLEKPADEDVAERIFLITEERINLTYHLNDKYITASKKNFFKGVERDRKGNEIIMTPEMCITYQVGSSEADKKLFHLHKLLQKLTEEEKQLKNEVWESATEVLEILKIREDEEADIKLTVSIYDTERNEKRRQEYEAMNNLMEDDLLGQEEQDLDYLAPFLIQICNIEKMSKWQALRIKEDCLTDFKHHLTHKANIIQAHLQKEVEELQKKDQWYQENQNQLSMEDEADFLAYCSETMFRIRVLALRLQREKQMAPQKYLALEEKLRKDPRLNMHLNHP, encoded by the exons CGATTTTGACTGGAGCTCCATTGACACGTCTCAATTACCGTCTTCCTATAAGACAAATTCTccagaggaaaagaagctgCTATGCATTGCTGACAACTTCCTTCAGCAGTATGCTCACCTGTGCCCCGACCGTGAGCCACTTCTCCTTCATCCAGTCAATGAGTGTGGTGTAGAG AAGTTTGTGAGCACAACGGTGAGACCAACCCTTCTGCCTTATACGGAGTTGTACCACTGGGAAGGCTGTGCCAGCTTCGTCTCTGATTACCTCACCATGGAGCTCCTCAAGTCCCCTATTGCACCG CCCAGTTCGCTGTATTCTCCAACCACTATCCTGAAGTACCAGCGAGGGAACTGCTTTGACTTcagtgtgctgctgtgctccatgCTGATTGGAGCTGGATATGATGCCTACTGTGTGAATGGATATGCCACCCACAATATATGCACCATGGATGAGACTCTGGAAGTGTGCCCACTGCTCAGGAAGCCACAGGAG GttccaaaacaggaagagaagaagtCCAGCAAGTATAGAGTTAAGCCCCCTCCAGACCTGCAGAGCAAGTTTGAGCTTCAGCAAGAGGCCAAAAAGGAGGCccaagagaaaaaggaaaggaaggaagaggagaaa gaaacagaaaagcccAAGCGTGACCCTTTGTATGGCTTACGGGTGCATGCATGGGTCTTGGTTCTGTCGGGGAAGAGGGAGGTTCCAGAGACTTTCTTCATCAACCCCTTTACGGgaaacagccacagcaccacgGATGAGCAATTCCTTGGTATTGAGAGTGTCTGGAACCACAGGAACTACTGGGTGAACATGCAGGACTGCTGGAACGGCTGTAAG GATCTCATCTTTGACTTGGGTGACTCTGTCCGCTGGGAATTCATGCTTTTGGAAACCGACAAGCCTCGTCTGCTGCTCCCAGatgttgaggaggaagaagaattaTTTGACAGGGATATGGACAATGTG gaaaaggaggaggaagacaggaGGTTTGATATGCCACCATCCTGGGTAGCCCCAATTCAGATATCTCCCAGAG AATTTGAGACCCGCAGTCCCCAAGGGAGGAAGGTGATACTGtacaagaaagcaaaactggagaaatgggcaCCGTATCTGAACAGAAATGGGCTGATCCAACGCCTTACTATCTACGCAGATTCACACT ataCCAAAGTAGTGGAGGTGAGGGAATGGTTCAAAAACCGGGAAGACAAGCTGGAGATGAGAGAAGTGAACAAACAAACACAGCTGATCACGGAGCACTTCTGCCCAGGACACCTTCTAGGTCTTAAAG CACACATTTATACATCAACGGAGCCAGAGACTGAACGTACAATGGAGTTTTACAATGAGGCACGAGTTGACGGCCTCCAGAAACGCGTTGAAAATGCCAGTGAGATGTCTGAATACTTTGTAGGGCGGGATGACTTCCTGTACTTTCGGCACGTGGAGTTTGGCAAAAGagtgaagaaaatacatatggCTGGCACCAGAACTGACGTTAACCCACGGCCTATAGTG CAAATCAAGGAGTGCTTCCGCAGAAACCTAGAAAAGCCTGCTGATGAAGATGTAGCAGAACGTATTTTTCTGATCACAGAGGAGCGAATCAATCTGACATACCACCTCAACGATAAATACATCACTGCCTCaaagaagaatttcttcaaAGGGGTGGAGAGGGATAGGAAGGGAAATGAAATCATCATGACCCCAGAAATGTGCATCACATACCAG GTGGGGTCCTCTGAGGCAGACAAGAAGCTGTTCCATCTGCACAAATTGCTGCAGAAGCtaacagaggaagagaagcagctgaAGAACGAAGTCTGGGAATCTGCAACGGAG GTGCTAGAAATTTTGAAGATCCGTGAGGATGAAGAAGCAGACATCAAATTGACAGTTTCAATTTATGATACAGAACGtaatgaaaagagaagacaagagTATGAAGCTATG AACAATTTAATGGAAGATGACCTCCTGGGACAAGAGGAACAGGATCTAGATTACCTGGCACCTTTTCTTATTCAAATTTGCAATATAGAGAAAATGAGCAAGTGGCAGGCCTTGCGCATCAAAGAAGACTGCCTGACAGATTTTAAGCATCATCTCACTCACAAGGCCAACATCATCCAAGCTCACTTACAAAAG GAGGTAGAGGAGCTGCAGAAGAAGGATCAGTGGTATCAGGAAAACCAGAATCAGCTCAGCATGGAAGATGAAGCTGACTTCTTGGCCTACTGCTCTGAAACCATGTTCCGTATCCGCGTTCTGGCTTTAAGGCTCCAGAG ggaaaaacaaatgGCACCACAGAAATATCTTGCTCTTGAAGAGAAACTGCGCAAGGATCCTCGCCTAAATATGCACCTCAATCATCCCTGA